CGAACACCACCCGGTCGGCGAGGAAAGGGGGTTCACCGGAGTCGAGGATCACCTGCTGGCGGCCCCGCCCGTCCGGTGCCGCCCCGTCGGCGGCCGTGCGCCGCAGATCGGTCACCCGGGCCCGGTGGACGTACAGCCGTACCGAGGCGGGCCGCTCACGGGTCACGGTCGCGAAGAAGTGGCGCAGATAGCGGCCCTGGTCGCGGCGGGCGGCGTAGGCGCCGTCGTGGAGCGGGGCGTCGAGCCATCCCGCAGTCGTGGGGCCGGGCCGCGGCGGCCCGTCGCACTCCACGCTCTCGTCCGGGTACATCGTGACCTGCTCGGCGGCGGAGTTCATCCACAGCAGTCCGGACTGGTCGGTGCGCCAGGTGCGGCCGGCGCCCGGCGGGTACGGGTCGACGATGTGCAGATCCAGGGGCCGGTCGCCGTACAGGGCCGGGACGTTGGCGAGGATCCGCTCGACGATCGAGGCGCCGCGCGGGCCGCAGCCGATGATGCAGAGGGAGCGGGCCGGGCCCGTGTGGTCGTTCAACTGGACTCCGTCCGTTGGCCGCTGTCCGGACGTGGCGTACGCGCACAGATAGGGGCCCGGTGGCCCGTGCACGGAGCACGGGCCACCGGGCGCCGTGTCAGCAGCCGGTGCTGACGGTGGAGCCGAGCGCCTGGGCGTCACGCTCGCCCGGCACCTCCAGACCCTGAAGATCCATGATGCTCATCTCGAACCCCTCCCTTCCGTTGTCCGATCCGGGTGCGTACAGTGCGTAGAGGACACCGAACTCGGTGTCAGCAGCCGCCGCTGACGGTGGAGCCGAGCGCCTGAGCGTCACGCTCGCCCGGCACCTCCAGACCCTGAAGATCCATGATGGTCATTGCGACACCTCCCTTCGGGGGTGAGCAGGAGCGGTGGACAGCGGAGCTGATGTCCCAGGTGCCGTTGCGGGACACCTGGAGCCGGTGGGACGGGCATTGCGGTGCACGGCCCGCCGGCGTCACATCAGCAGCCGGTGCTGACGGTGGAGCCGAGCGCCTGGGCCTCACGCTCGCCCGGCACCTCCAGACCCTGAAGATCCATGATGGTCATTTACGACACCTCCCTTCCGTTGTCCGCAGTGCCCGCCGTCCCGGACGGGGCGGTGGGGTTCGCGGCGCCATGGGCGCCGCGGGCGCGCTCCGGGGCGGCCGAGTGAACGGCCGCGGCGGACCGCGAGTCGGTGAGGAACGGGAGCAGTTCGGTGCCCCGTTCGGCGGCGCCGAGGGCCAGCAGTACGCCGGCCCCGCCGGTGGCCACGTCCATGGAGATCCGGGCCCGGCCGTCACAGGGGAAGACCGTCGCGCCGTTCAGCGTCATGGCGTGCTGGTGAAGGTTGGTCAGATGGCGGCGCAGCTGCCGCTCGGCGGTCTCCGCGGGCAGCGGGACCCACTCGCGCAACGTGGCGAGGGTGCCGATCAGTCCGGCGCGTCCGCCCCACAGCCCCGACTCGATGACGAAGTCGGAGGAGCAGGCCCGCAGCAGGGCCGGCAGGGCCTCGCGGATCCGCGCGTCGTCGCGGTGGCGCAGGAGATCGGCCGCCACCAGGGCGATGCCCGCGCTGCCGTTGTCGAGATAGGGCAGCAGCCGGAACCCCTCGTCGACCTGGAGGGTGTCCTGCGGTCCTGACGCGCAGCGGTCGAGGTCGCGGTGCACGGCCCGGACGGCCTCGTCCAGCAGGCCCCGGTCGCCGGTGGACCGGTGGGCGCGGAGCAGGAACAGCGCCGGTCCCGACCAGCCGTACATCAGCCCGGCGGCGTGGGTGGAGCCGCGCCGGCGCTTGTGCTCGACGGGCTCGGTACGGGCCGCCGCGAGCCGCTCCGTGACGCGGTCGGCGAGGCCGAGGGCCTGCTGCCGCAGGGCGGCGCTGTCCAGCGCGTCGGCGAAGTGCAGAAGGTTCAGACCGACGCCGGACAGGCCGCGGTAGAGGCTGGGGCAGTGGCGTACGGAGAGCCGGTCCGCGGCCCGGTCGAGGGCGCGCAGGGCTCCCTCGTCGTCGCCCAACTCCCGTAAGACGTAGGCCATTCCGTGCAGACCGTCGTAGAAGCCGGTCCGCTCGGCGGGGACCCGGTCGACGGCGGCGCGCAGCCAGGCCGCGCCCTCCTCGTCGTGTTCCCCGAGGACGGTGTGGCGGGCCCACAGGACGCCGGCCGCGCCGTGTCCGAAGCCCGCGCCGCCCTCGGCGAACTGGGCGAAGTCGCCGGGGTACAGCCGGTCCGTGCGGTGCGGGGTGGCGCTGTCGCGCAGCCCGCGGCCGATCGAGGTCAGCACGTCGGGCGGTGGGAACGCCCCCGGGGCGCTGCGGAGCGGGGAGGTCGTGTTGTCGTTGGGGGCGAGCTGGGGGGCCAGCCGTGCCACCAGGTCGCCCGGGAGGCCGAACCGGCGTGCCGCGGTGTCGAGCAGCGCCGACGCCTTGTCGGGTGCCAGCCCGCCGAGCGCGGCGAGCGGCAGGAACATCCACAGCGCGATGGCGGCCAGTGCGTAGTGGTCGCCGTCCGCGCCGGTGGCGTCGGCCCGGTGGAAGCCCGGGGCGCCGAGGCTGCTGGGGGTGGCCAGGTCGATCGCGTCGGCCACCTCGAAGTCCAGCAGGACGGGGATGTCGCCGGGCTGGATGATGAAGTTGCCCGGGTGCAGGTCGCCGATGCGGACCCCGCGCCCGTGCACCGAGGCGATCAGCGCCTCGATCCGGCCGAACAGGGCCAGGGCGCGGTCCCGGTGGGCGGCCACGGCCGACTCGTCGGGTTCGGGCACGGTCAGCGGATAGATCCCGGCGAGCCAGGACTGGAAGTCCTGCCCCTCGATCTCCTCCAGGACCAGGAACAGGTGGTCGCGGACCTGGAAGGTGCCGAAAGTACGGGGGATGCCGGGCAGTCCGGCCAGCTTCGCCAGGATCCGGTGCTCATGGGCGAGCCGGGCGACCGCGTCGCGGCCGACGCCGTCCGTACCCGAGTACGGCCGGCCCTCCTTGAGGACGACGCTGCGCTCCCCGGCGCCGAGGGCGTGGTCGCCGGCCGGCTCGGCGCGGTAGACGCCGCCGCCGTGCGAGAAGTGCAGCGCACCGGTGATCCGGTACGGGAAGTCGTCCACGGCCTGCCGGGCGGCCAGCGAGTCCTTGAGGATGTCCGGCATCCCGACCCAGTCGGGAGTGTGGAAGACCGGGGCGCGGCGGTCCGGTTCCGGTGTGCCGTCAGGGCGCCGGAAGGCCGTCACCAGTTCGCCGTCGGCGTCCTCCATGTAGCGGGTGCGGAAGCCGCCGTAGCGTACGTACAGCGGGCCCTCGCGGAAGCGCAGATCGGTGAGGACGTACGGGCCCGGCCGGCCGCCGACGAGCGCGTCCAGGCCTTCGAGGGTGCGGGCCAGCTCGGCCTCGTCCACGGGGTAGACGGTCAGCAGCTTGCCGGCGGAGGAGCGCTGGGCGTACTTGCGGCTCAGGGCACGCAGGACGTTGGCGCTCTTGAGGTACTTGAAGGCGATGCCGTGCCGGGTGCAGTGGGCGGCGACATCGGCGAGGGTGCGGTGGGCGTCCTCCTGGGCCGCGCTGACGTGGATCTTCCAGCCCTGGTCGGGGAGGTGGTCCTCGGGCGGCCGGCAGAAGGTCCAGGCATCGTTGTCGTCGCGGGTCCAGCCGTCGGGCAGCGGCGGGGCGGGGAAGCGGGTGGCTTCCAGGTCCCAGTTGCCGGGCCAGTCGAAGAAGGTGCGGTCGGCCAGGGCGAAGCTCTCGGCGCCGTCTCTCATGCGGCACCTCGCGCGGGGGCGGCGGCGGCCGGGACGGGCTCGTCGGTCCGGGCGGTGTCATGGAGCCCGTCGGCACGGGCGGCGGCGTCGGGCGTGGCCCCGTCGTGCTGTGCGGGGTCGTCGTCCAGGAACTCCGCGAGCGCGGTGCGCCCGGTCGTCGTCAGATGCTCGGCGAGGACGGCGCGGGCCTGGGCCTTGTCGTCCCCGTCCACGAAGTCGGCGAGTCCGACGGCCAGTACGCGGTTGTCGGCGCTGGGCTTCAGCGAGGCGTAGTGCTCGTCGCGCAGCAGCCCCCACACGATCGAGTCGTGATACGCGCCGTCGAGATAGCAGTGGTCGCGCAGGATGCCCTCGACCACGAACGGGGTCTTGGTCATCAGCCGGATGATGCCCTTGTTGTAGCCGGCGGTGGTGACCTGCACCCGGTGCGCGTCGAGTTGGTGGAAGAGGTAGTCGACGAGCAGGACGACGGCCTCCGCGCCGTAGCCGCGGCGCCACAGCTCGGGGGAGCCGATCGCGCCGCCGACGGTGAAGCCGCCGATCCGGCCGCTGCGCTGGTAGCTGACGGTGCCGATGCCGTCGCCGTCCTTCGTACGGATCACCAGATGGTGGACCCGCCCCGAGCGGTTGGCCGCTTCGACCTCGGCGGCGCCCAGCAGCTCCCAGTCCCCGCTGAGCACGGCGGCCGGCGAGCCGGGCCGCAGCCAGGAGGCGATCGCTGCCCAGTCGTCGTCGCCGGGCCATTCCAAGGTCACCAGTCGTCCCTGCATGATGCGTCTCCCTCCTCAGCCTGTGTAGCGGGTCAGTACGAGTACGGCGTTGTGGCCGCCGAATCCGAACGAATTGCTCAGCACCACGTCGCCGTCCCAGTCGCGGGCGCCCTTGACCACCAGGTCGAGATCCGGTTCCTCGGGGTGGTCGCAGTTACGGATCGGTGGGATCTTGCGGTCCCGCAGCGAGAGCACCGCGGCGATGGCCTCGACGGCTCCGGATGCACCGAGCATGTGCCCGGTCATGCTCTTGACTGCGGTGATCGGCGTACGGGGCAGCTGGTCGGGGCCGAGCACCTCGCGCAGGATCGCCGCCTCGATGCGGTCGTTCTGCACGGTGCCGGTGCCGTGGGCACTGACCTGCCCGACCTCCTCGGGGGCCCGGCCCGCGTCGGCGAGCGCACCGCGCACGGCGCGGATGGCTCCGGCGCCGGTCGGGTCGAGGGCGGTCACATGATGGGCGTCGGTGGTGGCGGCGTACCCGGCCACCTCGGCGAGGATCGGTGCGCCGCGGCGCTCGGCGTGCCCGGCCTCCTCCAGTGTCAGGACGCCGGCACCGACGGCCATCACGAAGCCGGCGCGGTCCCGGTCGAAGGGCCGGCTGGCTCCTTCGGGGTCCTCGTTGCGGCGGGAGAGGGCCTGCGCGTTGGCGGTGCCGGCCAGGTCGGTGGCGGTGAGTGAATCGTCCGCGCCGCCGGCCAGGGCGATGTCGGCACGGCCGGAGCGGATCAGCTCGGTCGCCTCGCCGATGGCCACCGCGCCGGTGGCACAGGCCGCGGAGACCGCACAACTGGGGCCGCCGATGCCGTACTTGATGGACAGCAGGCTGGCCGGGTGGTCGATGGCGGTGAGGACCGAGTGGTACGGGGAGACCCGCCGCGGGCCCTTTTCCTTGAGGACGTCGTACTGCTGCTGGATCGCGTGGGCGGCGCCGTAGCCGGAGCCGATCACCGCGGCGAAGCGGTACGGGTCGATGCCGGCCGGCGGTTCGAGGCCGGCGGCCCGCAGGGCCTGGGCGGCGGCGACCACCGCGTACTGGGTGAAGCTGTCGCTGCGCCGGGCCTCCTGCGGGGTGAGGTAGCCGGTCGTGTCGAAATCGGTGACCTCCCCGCCGATACGGACCGGGAGGTCCGAGGCATCGAAGCGGGTGACGGGACCGAGGCCGCTACGGCCGGCCAGGAGAGCGGCCCAGAAGTCCGCGGTGGTGTTTCCCACGGGGGACACCACGCCGCAGCCGGTGACGACAACGCGCCGCCGATCCTCGCGCAACTCCATGGAACTCGCCTCCTACTTTTCTGCCCCGTTGTCACGCTTGGGGCGTCCTCATGACCAGAAACATGACAGGTGAGTCATCGTGCTGTCAACAGCCTTCGCGGAAGGTGGTCAGTCATCGAGGCCCACCCCTATGGACGGCCAAGCCTCGCACCAGCGGAAACGCTCTCAGGAGCGTGACTGACTGAGTCACGAAAATTGACTATGGCAGGCAGATGGGCGGGCAGATGATGGCGGTTGCCCGGCGCCGGGGGGTGCGTCCGGAGGGGGCGGCGACGGACGGAGCCGGGGTGCCTGCGGGGCACTGGCGGGGCGCGGTGCGGGCGCCCCCACTGCGCCCCCTGGCCGCCCCTGACCGCCCCGTTGACGCCCCCTCTGACGCGTCCACACCGCCCCCGCGACGCCTCCATGCCGCCCTCGCACCGCCCCCGCGCCGCCCGCTGGTCGGGCCGGGAGTACATAGAAAGTGACAGACGACGGGTCGGAAAGTGCCTACCTGCGGATGATCCGAATGTGCCGGGCGGACGGGACGCTGGTCCGTACAACGAGCTCCGACACCATCACAAGGAACGAGGGGAACTCATGAAGGGTATTGCCGTAGGTATTGTTCTGGCGATCGTAGGTCTGGTCCTATGGCTGACCACAAAGGAAGTGGAGACCCCGATCGTCTCGCTTCACAAGGCCGGGCTGATCCTGGCCATCATCGGTGGCGCAGAGGCCTTGTTCGCGCTTCTGGGATTGGGAAAGAAAGCTAATAAATAAACGCGCATTGCGCGCAATAACGGCATTTTCGCCGCCGCGGCACTTTGGCCCCGGCGGTCGTCAGTCCCGCTTTTCGAGGAGGTCCGCCAGCCGTTCCCGGGCCCGCTCGGCGTGCCGGTACGCCTGGGCCCGCCGGAACAGCTCAGCGGAATACCGGAAGTGCCCGGCCGCCCTTTCCCGGTCCCCCACCCGCTCGCATGCCGCCGCGATCTCCAGGAGCGCGGCGGCTTTCTCATGGCTGCGGCCCGTATCGGGCAGCGCGGCCAGCTGCTCGCCCAGCGCAAGGAGGCGGCCGGTGTCACCGGCCGCCTCCGCGAGGACCGCGTCCGCGGTCGTCAGCCAGAGCGGGAACTCCGGTTCCTGCGCCACCGAGGCCACGACCAGGCCGCGCTCGACGATACTGCGGGCCTCCGCCGTCTCCCCGCGGTGCAGCAACAGCAGGGCGTAATGCCCGTTGACCTTCTCCCAGAGCGGGAAGCCGGCGCCCGGGGGCACCCGGCGCGCACACTCCCCCAGCAGGGCGGCGGCACGCTCCGCCTCGCCCCGGTCGCGCAGGTCGAGCGCCCGGTGCAGATCGATGGCGGCGCGCGGCCCGGGGAGCACACCGTCCGCCGAGGGCCGGCCGTGGTCGGTGTCGGGAGCCCAGTCCGGGCAGCCGCTCCAATACGCGCAGCGGGTGAGGACTTCCAGGACCAGCAGGGAGTGGAAGCCGGTGCCGGGGCGCTGACCGGCGCATTCGAGGAAGCCGGTGAGGGCGTAGCGCAGCCCGTCCTGGACCCGGCCGGCCGACTCCAGGAGGTCGGCCAGCGCGATCAGGGCGCGCAGCCGGGGCTCGGCGAACGGCGCGGGAGCCGGGGCGTCCAGCATCCGCAGCAGGACCTCGGCACCCTCGTCGGCGCGGCCCAGCGTGCCCAGTATTTCGGCAATGGCGAGCTGCGCCTCGGTGAATACGTCGTCCTGCCGGCCGGCCGGCTCCATCTCGGCCAGTGCGCGGAATTCCGACAGCGCACCCACGGCGTCCCCGCCGTCCCATTGCCTGCGCGCCGCCACCAATCGCCCGACGAGGTCGAGCCTGCGGACCCGGCCGGTGGTTTCGGCCTGCTCTGCGGTGCCGGATATTTCGTCCACGCCGACCCCGAGGCGTTCCGCGAGGATCTTGAGTGCCCGGCCGCTGGGAATACGCTTCCCGCGTTCGACGAGCGAGATGTAGCTGGACGACATTTCAGACCCGGCAAGGTCGTGCTGGGTCATTCCAGCGCCGACCCGGAGCTCTTTGATTCTCCTCCCGGTGTCCGCCAGCTCAGGCATTCGACAAGCCCTCCGGATTTCGAACAGTGGATGACTCCGGCCGACTGCATCAAAACGGCGAGTCACAATGAGTGGTGGGCACTTTACCAAGCAGTCAAGAAGAAGTCGACCGCTATTCGGATTCCTTCACCGGTCTTCACCGGGCCCGCCGAGATCATTTCGAGGGGGCTCGGCGCATTGTGCGGAGCCCCTCGCGAGAGGCCGGTGCGCACAACGGAAAACCGGCCGCCGGGTACACCGAACTGTGTGCGGCGGCGCCATGGGTCAACCTTTCGATGTACTACCGCACGGCGATGCACACCCCCGCGGCGGCGTGGTCGGATGGGGCCGCAAGCGCCCCACCACCGCCGGACTCCGCGGAGGCACCACAGATGACGCAGCCCCAACGCCCCGATCTGCACAAGGATGTGGCGTCCCCGCACACCTCGTCGCCCTCGGTGCTGGCCTCGGACGCCGAGCGCGAGGCCATGGTCGAACGGCTCCGCGAGGCCACCGCGGAGGGCCGGTTAACCCTGGAGGAGCTGGCCGAGCGCTCCGAGGCCGCCTATCTGGCCCGTACCCACGCCGAGTTGATGTCCGTCGGCGAGGATCTGCCGCACGTGACACCCCCCGCCTCGGCAGGGACCGCCACCGGACAGCGCACCTTCCGCGCCACCTTCGGCGACCTCGTCCACCACAGTCCCGTGCTGGAGCACGGCATCGCGGCGACCGCGGTCTTCGGAGATCTGACCCTCGACCTGTGCGCCTCCCCGGCACCGTCCACCGGCGAGCTGACCATCGAGGCCCGCGCGCTCGTCGGCGATGTGCACCTGCTGCTGCCGGAAGGCGTCCGGGTCGAGATGAACTGCTCCAAGGTCCTCGGTGATCTGCGCAATCTGACCCGGGAGCACGCCGGCCCGGCGGCCATCACCCCGCTCGTACGGATCAACGGCTCCGCCGTCCTCGGCGACATCATCGTCGCCCACCCCGACAGCGACCGCCGCACGTACTGGCAGAAGTGGCTCGACGAGCGCCGCAGCCGGGCCTGAGCCGAGGAGAATCCGTGACGTCCCCTCAGGTCCTGCCCCCCTCCGCACCGTCCGCCCCGCTCCTCGACGAGCCGCGGATAGGCCTGCGGGCCACGGTGCGGCACACCGGCGCGCTGGCCCGCCGCAATCTCCTCCAGATCCGGCAGAACCCGACGTCGATGACCGACGCGCTGCTGATGCCGATCGTGCTGACCGGGCTGTTCGTCTTCGTCTTCGGCGGCGCGATCGGGGCCGGCGGCGACCGCGCGCAGTACACCACCTTCCTGATACCGGGGCTGATGGTGATCCTCGGGATGACCATCGCCATGGCCGTGGGCGTCGGCGTCAACGACGACTTCCGTACGGGCGTGATGGACCGCTTCCGCACGATGCCCATCGCCCGCTCCTCGGTGCTGCTGGCCAAGGTCGTGGTGGAGACCGGCCGGATGCTGGTCGCCATCACGGTGCTCCTCGTCTTCGGCGCGCTGCTCGGCTTCGACCTCACCGGACACTGGCCGGGCCTGCTGGCCGCGGTCGCCCTGACCGCCGTCTTCGGCACCTCACTGGTGTGGGGATTCATGCTGCTGGGCCTCACCATGCGCACCGCTCAGGCCATCCAGGGACTCTCGGTCGTGGTGCTGACCCCACTGCAATTCGCCTCCTCGATCTTCGTGCCGCCCGCGACCATGCCGGAGTGGCTCCAGACCTTCACCCGCTTCAACCCCCTGACCCACATGGCCGACGCGGCCCGCGGACTCGCCCTGGGCGAGGGGCCGGTGGCGGGCCCGGTGTTCTGGACGCTGGTGTGGTCGGCGGCCCTCACCGCGCTCACCGCCCCGCCGGCCATCGCCAAGTTCCGCACCAAGACCTGACACCCGATCCCGTACGGAGCGGAGTACCTCCCCCGGCACGCCCTCGGCGTGGCTCCCTCCGCACGAAGAAGACGTGCCCGGCCCCCTCCGGCCACCCCCGGGCCGAAGGAGGCCGGGCACGCACCCCTCTCCCCCCAAGTCCGGTCGTACGGGGCGTTGCCCGCGCTCTCGGCATACGGCCGGACCCTCACCGTCGTGGCGCCGCACCGCCGGGCGGGTTCCGCCTCGGCAAGCGACCGGCCACCGTGGTGAGGGTCCGGCGACAGGGACGACCCCTAGGGCGCCCCGTCCGGCTGATGGCCCTCCCGCTCCGGGAAGTCCCCCGCGGAGGCGGTCATCCCCGGCGGGGTGTCGGCGAGCGCGGTCGCGACCTCCACCACGGTGGTAGTCCCGGCCGCGACCTGCCGCCAGCCGTCCGCCAGCGCCCCGGCCAGCTCGTCGGCGTCCGTCACCCGCCGGTATCCCAGGCCATAGGCGCTGGTCAGGCCCTCGGTTCCGGTCGGGCGGGGGCGGGTGAAGGCGAAGCGCGAGTGAGTGCCGGAAACCCGGTCGAGGTTGGACTGGAGCCAGCCGTAGCCGCCGTTGTCGAGGACGACATAGAGGACGGCGGCGCCCGCGTCGGCGACGGTGGGCAGCTCGCTGCGGAAGAGGTTGAAGGCTCCGTCGCCGACCACCGCGACCACCGGCCGCCCGGCCGGCTCGGCCAGCCGTACGCCCACCGCGGCGGCCGCGCCGAAGCCGAGCGGGGTCTGCTCGCTGGGCACCACGGAGCCGCCGCCGGACCCCAGCGACCAGTGCGGGAAGAAGTACGACCACATGTCCTGGAGGCCGTTCTCCTGGACGAGGACCCGGTCGGCGGGGACGGCGCGGTCGAGGGCGGCCAGCACCCGGGCGACCGGCACGGCCCCGTCGGCCACCGTCTTGGCGGCCTCCTCGGCGCGGTCCGCGGCGCGCTGCACCAGCGCGGCACGCGCCGCACGGACCCGCGCCGGCCAGGCCTCGGCGGGCCGGTGACCGGCCAGCAGCTCCGCCCAGCCGTCCACGATCCGTCCGGCGTCCCCCAGCACATGGGCGCCGGGCCGCTCCATGGTCAGGCTCTCCTCCCCCAACACGGCCTGAATCACCAGGAGTTGAGCGGCGTCCTCCGGCCAGCCGAAGGTGGCGGTCTCCTCCAGCCGGCTGCCCAGCGCGATGACGAGGTCCGCCTCGCGCCACAGCGCGTCCATCGGGGCGACCGTGTAGAGGCCGCTGACACCGCAGTGGAGCGGGTGGTCCTCGGCGACCGTGCCACGTCCTGAGGCGGTACTGAAGAGGCCGGCGCCGATCCGCTCGGCGAAGCGCTCGATGCGGCGGCCGGTGTTGCGGTGCCGGGCGCCGCCGCCGACCAGCAGTAACGGCCGCTCGGCGGCGGCGATCCGCGCCGCGGTCGCGGCCAGCGCGTCCGGGTCGGGGGCCGGCCGCTGGGGCGCGGCCGGGCGCCACGGTCCGCTGCGGGTGACCGGTTCGGCGGCGATCTGCTCGGCGAGCTCCAGGTAGATCGGCCCCGGAGCGCCGTTGACGGCGAGCGCGGCGGCCTTCTCCAGGGCGCCGGGCAGCCGCTCGGCGTGGTCGACGCGGGCCGCCCACTTCACGTACGGGCGGACCGCGGTCAGCTGGTCGAGCTCCTGGAAGGCGCCGGTGCCGAGCCGGTCGAGCCGGGTGCCGTCGGCGATGAGGATCAGCGGTGCGGCGGCGGAGCGCGCCTCCAGGACGCCGGTGAGCGCATTGGTCAGCGCCGGGCCCTTGCCGATCACGCAGACACCGGGACGGCCCGACGCGAGCGCGTAACCGGTCGCCATGAACAGGGCGTTGCGCTGGTCCCGGCAGAGCACCACGGTGGTGTCGGACCGCTCCAGCTCGCCGAGCAGCGCCATGTCGTCACCGGGCAGCCCGAACACGACCTCGGTGCCCAGGTGGTGGAGGTGGTCGGCGATCGCGGCCCAGGCGGTGGGGTGGGTGTACGAGGTCATCGGCCGGCTCCCGGACCGTGGGCGGCGACGGCCTTGGAGATCAGCACGGGCTCGGCCCGCACTTCCTCGCCGTCGAAGATGTAGTTGGCCATCCGTCCGTAGCCGCCGAACGGGGCGTTGCCGTCGTCGATGGACAGCAAGGTGGTGTCGAGGGTGACGGTGGTGCGCCGGCGCAGTGCCTCGACGAGGCCGGGGGCGTGACCGTAGACGCTGGAGCCCAGGGCGCGTTCGGTGAACATGCCGGTGGTGAGGGTCGCGGCCAGGGCGTCCTGGTCGCGGTAGCCGGCGATGTTGAAGATCGGGGCGAAGAACTCCGGTACGTGGGTGCGCGGTGTGACCTCCTCGCCGACGACGACGGTGGGGTCGAGCCGCCGGGCGCGGAAGTCGACATGCCCGCCGTGCACGATGCCGCCGCGGTTACGGGCCAGGAACTGCGCGCCGTCCTCCAGCGCGCTCTCGTAGAAGATCGGCCCGAAGTCGGCGTCCGGGTCGGAATACGGGCCGTAGCGCAGCCCCTTCAGCTCGCTGACCAGGGCGTCGACGAAGGGGTCGAGCAGCGACTCATGGACGGTGAACAGGTCGGGGCCCAGGCAGTCCTGGCCGGTGTTGAGGACCCGGATGGCGATGGCGTCGCGGGCCGCCTGCTCGACATCGGCGCCGGGGGCGACGACGAACGGGTTGACGCCGGAGCCGAGGAAGAGGAAGAGCTGCCCGGGGGAGAGCTGGGCGCGGATCTGTTCGGCGTTGGCGTAGGCGCCGGTGAAGACGACGACATCGGCGGGGCGTACGTGATCCTGCAGGAATTCCCGCTGGCTGGCGCCGGAGAGGGTGATGGGCAGACCGTGCTGCTCGGCGAGCAGGGTGTGCAGCCGGTGCATCTGGTCCTTGACGCGGCTGGAGGGACGGAAGACCAGCCGGTCGGTGTAGAGCGCGGGGACCAGGAGGTAGAGGGCGTAGGAGTAGAGGATGACGTTCGACGGCATGAAGGCGGCCAGCCGGGGGACCCGGCCGGGCCGGTGGGCGGCCACCTCGTCCAGGGCCCCGTCGAGGGTGGCGACGGTCGACTCGATCTCGTAGCGCGCGGCGCGGTGGGTGGAGATCTCGCACAGCAGATCGTGCACGGTACCGGCGTCGTTCACCAGGAAGTCCCGGACCCGGTGCACGGCTGCCGCGCGTCGGCTGTCAGTGCTGTCCTCCGGCTCGGCGGCCACGGTCGGCCATGCGGGAGCGGAGCTCATATGTCCCTCCTCGGGGCGTAGTCCATGGAGGGTCAGCGTCAGCCAATAGTCATTTATTGTCAAGCATAGTCATTGCGCTCGACTGTCCCATATGACAAGCGGCCCCGCTCCCGGCCGGCCCATGAGACCCCCCACCTCCCCGCTCTCCCCGGTACCGAGCGCCCGAGCTGGCCTCTCAGCTGTCGCGATGCCCGCACAGCGGAAACGGGAATGGCGTACTCCGAAAGTGACAAAAAATGACTCCTGTCGGGCGCCAGACCATCCACAGGCGCCCCTGAGCGGACCTCCGGTGAGTAGACTCGCGGTCATCACGTTCCCTCTGTCCGCAGCCGTCCGCGCCTTGCCACCGTCCGTCCGCCCCACTCAACTGCGAGCGATTTTCTTGACGATTGAGCAGCCTGCTTTCGGTAAGCGAGTGCGGGAGGTCCGGCGCGCTCAGGGTCTGTCCCAGGGGGACCTGGCCGGGGACGATCTCTCCCCCAGCTATGTCTCGCTGGTCGAGAACGGCCGCAGAATCCCCAGCGCCAAGATCGCCCGGTCCATCGCCGAACGCCTCGGCACGACGGTCGAGGCGCTGTGCGCCACCGACGAGCCGGGGGACCGGC
This Streptomyces decoyicus DNA region includes the following protein-coding sequences:
- a CDS encoding helix-turn-helix domain-containing protein, whose product is MPELADTGRRIKELRVGAGMTQHDLAGSEMSSSYISLVERGKRIPSGRALKILAERLGVGVDEISGTAEQAETTGRVRRLDLVGRLVAARRQWDGGDAVGALSEFRALAEMEPAGRQDDVFTEAQLAIAEILGTLGRADEGAEVLLRMLDAPAPAPFAEPRLRALIALADLLESAGRVQDGLRYALTGFLECAGQRPGTGFHSLLVLEVLTRCAYWSGCPDWAPDTDHGRPSADGVLPGPRAAIDLHRALDLRDRGEAERAAALLGECARRVPPGAGFPLWEKVNGHYALLLLHRGETAEARSIVERGLVVASVAQEPEFPLWLTTADAVLAEAAGDTGRLLALGEQLAALPDTGRSHEKAAALLEIAAACERVGDRERAAGHFRYSAELFRRAQAYRHAERARERLADLLEKRD
- a CDS encoding DUF1707 SHOCT-like domain-containing protein codes for the protein MTQPQRPDLHKDVASPHTSSPSVLASDAEREAMVERLREATAEGRLTLEELAERSEAAYLARTHAELMSVGEDLPHVTPPASAGTATGQRTFRATFGDLVHHSPVLEHGIAATAVFGDLTLDLCASPAPSTGELTIEARALVGDVHLLLPEGVRVEMNCSKVLGDLRNLTREHAGPAAITPLVRINGSAVLGDIIVAHPDSDRRTYWQKWLDERRSRA
- a CDS encoding ABC transporter permease, translating into MTSPQVLPPSAPSAPLLDEPRIGLRATVRHTGALARRNLLQIRQNPTSMTDALLMPIVLTGLFVFVFGGAIGAGGDRAQYTTFLIPGLMVILGMTIAMAVGVGVNDDFRTGVMDRFRTMPIARSSVLLAKVVVETGRMLVAITVLLVFGALLGFDLTGHWPGLLAAVALTAVFGTSLVWGFMLLGLTMRTAQAIQGLSVVVLTPLQFASSIFVPPATMPEWLQTFTRFNPLTHMADAARGLALGEGPVAGPVFWTLVWSAALTALTAPPAIAKFRTKT
- a CDS encoding thiamine pyrophosphate-binding protein; this encodes MTSYTHPTAWAAIADHLHHLGTEVVFGLPGDDMALLGELERSDTTVVLCRDQRNALFMATGYALASGRPGVCVIGKGPALTNALTGVLEARSAAAPLILIADGTRLDRLGTGAFQELDQLTAVRPYVKWAARVDHAERLPGALEKAAALAVNGAPGPIYLELAEQIAAEPVTRSGPWRPAAPQRPAPDPDALAATAARIAAAERPLLLVGGGARHRNTGRRIERFAERIGAGLFSTASGRGTVAEDHPLHCGVSGLYTVAPMDALWREADLVIALGSRLEETATFGWPEDAAQLLVIQAVLGEESLTMERPGAHVLGDAGRIVDGWAELLAGHRPAEAWPARVRAARAALVQRAADRAEEAAKTVADGAVPVARVLAALDRAVPADRVLVQENGLQDMWSYFFPHWSLGSGGGSVVPSEQTPLGFGAAAAVGVRLAEPAGRPVVAVVGDGAFNLFRSELPTVADAGAAVLYVVLDNGGYGWLQSNLDRVSGTHSRFAFTRPRPTGTEGLTSAYGLGYRRVTDADELAGALADGWRQVAAGTTTVVEVATALADTPPGMTASAGDFPEREGHQPDGAP
- a CDS encoding aldehyde dehydrogenase family protein yields the protein MSSAPAWPTVAAEPEDSTDSRRAAAVHRVRDFLVNDAGTVHDLLCEISTHRAARYEIESTVATLDGALDEVAAHRPGRVPRLAAFMPSNVILYSYALYLLVPALYTDRLVFRPSSRVKDQMHRLHTLLAEQHGLPITLSGASQREFLQDHVRPADVVVFTGAYANAEQIRAQLSPGQLFLFLGSGVNPFVVAPGADVEQAARDAIAIRVLNTGQDCLGPDLFTVHESLLDPFVDALVSELKGLRYGPYSDPDADFGPIFYESALEDGAQFLARNRGGIVHGGHVDFRARRLDPTVVVGEEVTPRTHVPEFFAPIFNIAGYRDQDALAATLTTGMFTERALGSSVYGHAPGLVEALRRRTTVTLDTTLLSIDDGNAPFGGYGRMANYIFDGEEVRAEPVLISKAVAAHGPGAGR